In Parasegetibacter sp. NRK P23, the genomic stretch CTTATAGAAATAGGTCTCCATACTTTTCCTGGGTGCAGCCAGTACAATATGGCAATCATTGTTGACGAGCACGGGTATTCTGCTTTCCAGGAAATCATCGGCCGGTGGCACCTTAAATCCCTCAAAACTACGGTGGCTCAGCATTTTCTCCTCTGCAATTTCAGGCGCCACGCTGTATTGCGGTTCTGTACGCACGATCTGCGTGGGCGGATGGCAATGGTACAATAAAGAATAATCGTTAGAGAAGCCCTCCGTAGAGAAGAGTTGTTCTGAATATAATTGTCCGTTTGGTTTACGGAATTGTGTATGGCGTTTATGTGGGATGGTTCCCATTTTATGATAATGCGGCATGATTAGAAGTTTTACCTGTAAGGAAAATAATGAAAGAAGCAGCATGAAGATGACTACCGCGAGATAGCTTCCAGCGACACGAGCAGGAAGTAGTACTTCCAGACCCGTTTATCGATCCAATAGGTAAAATTGCGGTGAAGTGGCATGGCATTTTTCGTTGGTGTGAAGATAGGGAAAAACACGGTACCCGGTGCCACCGCTATAGCGGTGGCACCGGGTACCGTGTTTTTCTGAGGGGGTATTCCGTTAAAAATACACCTCTTCTTATTGGCTCATTCCTGTATTCGCATGTCGTGGACCGAAAATGTATACACATCCATTCAAAGAATTCTCCCGAAAATCACTCATGCTGCCTGTATTGTATCACCTGATAACGCCGCAGAAAATCACCTGGCGACAGCGCGGAAAACAACGTCGGTGGCACCGGTTTCCTCCCAACCGCCTTTTCTTACCCAAAATACCTTTTGTTCCATCCATTTTCGTCCCCGTACAAACACCCACCATCTCCATTCGCAAATCACGCACGCACCCCATGTTTTTCCCAACATTCAAATCATGTACATTGCAACCCTAAAATTCACAGTTGAAAAAAATAGGCATCATTTCCGATACACACCACTGGCTGGATGAACAGGTCGGAAAATATTTCAGCGACCGCGATGAAATATGGCACGGAGGCGATTTCGGCAATATTGAAGTGGCGAAAGAACTGGAAAAGATGGCGCCGCTGCGCGGCGTCTACGGCAATATAGACGGTTACGATATACGTAGTGTTTACCCCGAGTTAAATGTTTTTACCTGCGAAGGCGTGAAAGTAATGATGACCCATATCGCAGGACACCCACAACGTTATGCGCCGGGCATCAAAGAACTGCTGGCATTGCACCGCCCGCAACTGATGATATGCGGACACTCCCATATCCTTAAGATCATGTACGACCAGAAATTTCAATGCCTCCATGTAAATCCGGGAGCTGCCGGTAAGCAGGGCTGGCAAAAAGTACGCACCATCGTGCGGTTAACCATCGATGGGAAAGAAATGAAAGATTGCCAGGTGATAGAACTCGGTAAAAGAGGATAAAAAGACGGCCATGACCGGAAATTTCCCGCCATGGCCGTCTACACTTAACAAAGAAACATTTATGCTTCGGAAGGTTCAGACTTCTTACTGGAAGACTGCTCTTTCAGTGTAAAAAATATCTTGCCTTCTTCCTTATTCAAATCTGCGATCAACACATCTCCCTGCTTGATCTTCATGGTCAGAATCTCCTCCGCGAGCGGATCTTCCAGGTGCTTCTGCAGCGACCTGTGCAGCGGACGCGCACCAAATTGCTGATCGTAGCCCTTCTCTGCGATGAAATCCTTCGCTTCTGGTGTAATTTCCAGTGAGAAGCCCAGGTTCTGCAGGCGTTTCAACACGCCTTTCATCAGGATATCGATGATCTCAAAGATATGCTCTTTGTTGAGCTGGTTGAAGATCATGATGTCGTCGATCCTGTTGAGGAACTCGGGAGAAAAGGTTCTCTTCAGTGCTTTTTCGATAACGGCCTTGTTGTTTTCTTCCTGGTTCTGTACACGGGAAGCGGTGGCGAATCCTACCCCATCTCCGAACTCTTTCAACTGGCGCACACCAATGTTGGAGGTCATGATGATGAGCGTATT encodes the following:
- a CDS encoding metallophosphoesterase, giving the protein MKKIGIISDTHHWLDEQVGKYFSDRDEIWHGGDFGNIEVAKELEKMAPLRGVYGNIDGYDIRSVYPELNVFTCEGVKVMMTHIAGHPQRYAPGIKELLALHRPQLMICGHSHILKIMYDQKFQCLHVNPGAAGKQGWQKVRTIVRLTIDGKEMKDCQVIELGKRG